In Victivallis sp. Marseille-Q1083, the genomic stretch GTGCAACGGCACCGGTTACAAAGGGCGCAGCGGCATCTATGAATTGCTGGTCATGAACGATGCGCTGCGCGAAGCGGTCAACGGCAACCGTTCCAGTTCGGAACTGGAGGCGATCGCGATTCAAAATGGCATGCGAACGCTGCAGCAGGACGGTATGGCCAAAGTGGCAGCCGGCATCACTACCGCGACGGAAGTCAATCGTTCCACCGCCGAGTTGTAAGGAATTGTCGTTATGGGCTTGTACAAATATCTGGCCGCCAGCAAAGGCGAGGCGCCGCATGAGATCCTGGTCGAAGCGGACAACAGTTCGGAAGCGCTGGGAAAATTGCGCAGCCGCCGGATTGTGCCGATCAAGTTCTGCGGCGAAGCGAGCATGAACGGCAACGGCGGTTTTTCCTGGCGGCGGAGCAAGGTGAATACTTACGAATTCACCCGCCAGTTGGCTCCGTTGCTGGAGTCGTTCATCCCTTTGGAAAAAGCACTGGGAATCATTGCCGAGAGCGCCACGGTTCCGGAACAGAAAGCTTTCGTCACCTCGTTGCGGCAGGGGTTGCACGAGGGGAAAAAATTTTCCGAACTGGTTCGTTCGCATGGTTCTCTGTTTCCGGGGTATTACGCCAACCTGATCGAGAGCGGCGAAGAAACCGGCTGTTTGCCGGAGGTGGTCAACCAGCTTTATAAGTTCATGGGCGAGACCAAGGAGTTGAAGGACTTCATCGTCTCCAGCTCGATTTATCCGGCGGCGATCCTGGCGGTGACGATCACGGTGACAATTCTGCTGTTTACAATTTTCGTACCTCGTTTTGCCAAGATTTTTATCGATATGAACCGGCCGATGCCCGGCAGCATGGAATTTCTGCTCGGCGTCAGTGCGTTTGCCTTCTGGGCCTGGTGGTTGATTCCGCTGGCGCTGATTTTGATTTGGCTGGGTTTGAAACGAGCTCTCGGCGAGGAGGCTTTGCGGTTTCAGATTCATCAGTTGCTGTTGCGGGTGCCGCTGCTTTGCCGGATCATCATCGATCTGGAAATGTGCAAATATATCCGGACGCTAGCAATTTTGATCGCCAATCACGTCGAAATCATCCGGACGGTGAAAATTTCCGGGCGGATTATCCGCAATCCGGTCATCCGGACCGGTTTCGAAGACATCGGCAGGAAATTGAAAGGCGGAGAAAAATTGTCCGCCGCTTTGAGCGGCAACCGATTCGTGCCGGCGGAAATGGTGCCGATGCTTCGGGTGGGCGAGGAGTCCGGAACCGTCGGGGAAATGCTGGGGCGGATCGCCAGCCATCTGGAGAATGACACCCGCTTGAAAATCAAGCATTTGCTCAGTTTGTTCGAGCCGGCGGTCATCGTCTTTCTGGCGTTGATGGTCTTGGTCGTCGTCGTATCGATTTTTGTCGCGATGATGGAAATCAATTCAATAAATCAGGGAGGATCACAATTATGAAAAAACGCAGGTTGACAGGACGGAATTTTACTTTGATCGAGGTGGTGGTGGTCATCATCATCCTGGTAACGCTGGCTTCCATCGCCACGCCGCTGTATTTGAATAATTTGAAAAAAGCCAATGTCGGTGCCGCCAAAACCCAGCTCAAACTGCTGGCCGATGCGTTGACCAATTACCGGCTTGACGTCGGCGAGTATCCGGATACTTCGGCCGGGTTGCAGGCGCTGATCGAAAATGTCGACCAGAAGGAAAAATGGGAAGGGCCGTATTTGCAGCCGAATGTGCCGAAAGATCCGTGGGGCAACGAATACATTTATATTTATCCCGGAGAACACCGCGATTACGATTTGTATAGTTACGGCGCTGACGGCCAGCCGGGCGGTACCGGCGAAAATGCCGATATCACCAACTGGGAATGAAAATCGATGGGGGCGAACCGCAAATTTTTTACGCTGGTGGAAATGGTGGTGGTCGTCGCGATCATCGCGGTGAGCACCTCGCTGGCGGTTGCCACGTTCCGCGGCGGTTCGTCGACCCAGTTGTTGAGTCGGGCCGGCTGGCAGTTCGAGGAATTCTGTGCCCGCGTCCGTTTTCAGGCGATGGAAACCGGTCGTGACCGTCTGGTGGTCTATGAGCCGGACAAACGCTGTTTCCGGGGAAAATATGCCGATGAAACGGAGCCCGGCGGTGATGCCGATGAGAAGACGTTGCAGCGTTGGGCTTTGCCGGAAGAATTTACTTTTAATGCCGAACAAGTTGCGGTTGAACCGGCGTTGGAAGCGGAAATGCCGCTGTTCCGTTTTTTTGCGGACGGCAGCGCTTCGGGCAAACGCCGGCTGGTGTTCAAATATCGTGAACGGGCACGTTACTTTATCATTTCGCCGCTGACCGGCCGGTTGCGCCAGAGCGAAGAGGCGCCGGAGGAAATGCCATGAAAACTCATTGGCGCTTTACCTTGCTGGAAGTAGTGATTGCGTTGGCGATTCTGACCGTTTCGCTGACCGGGCTGCTGCAGGTGCTGATCTCCTCCCAGGAGCGTCTGGCCAAAAGCATCGATCAATGGCGCCAAATGCATATGCTGATGCAGGCGGCGGAATATTACCTGCTTCAGAGTGAAGACCCGGACGATATTTCCACCGATTTTTTCCCGTACAAGGACTATAAGATCAACTGCTATTACGAGGAGGCGGAAAATCTGCCGGAGGATTACGACAATCAACTCGGCCAGTTGCCGCTGCGCAGTTGCATCATCGAGCTGGTGCGCCGGAAAGACGGCGCGTTGATCGATAAATTAATCATCGACAGGATCAGTTATGAGTCGGCGACAGCGACAACCCAGTAGGCGCGCCTTTACGCTGGTGGAGATGGTGGTGGCGATGGCGATTCTGCTGCTCGTAGCCCTGATCATCGGTACCGCTTCTTCGACGATTTACAACGGTTGGAATCGTTCGGAGCGCATCACCCGTCAGTTGATGGATTATCAGGCGATCGACCAGGTGATGGATCTGAATGTTCGCAATATGATTCCGTTTCGCTGGCAGGATGACAGCCTGGAGAATCGTTTCGTCTTTGCCGGAGAAAATGACTCGCTGCACTTTACGACGCTGCGGCGTTGTTATGACGGCGATGACGGGGCTTTGCTGTTTGTCCGCCTGAAGTTGGAGGATGACGCCCTGGTGGCGGAATATTCGCCTTATCCGCGCCTGCCGTGGCTGGAGGACGGCGAGCAGAAATACAGTCGCGAAGTGCTGACCGGGCAGGTGAAATCAGTCGCGTTTCTTTACGCCGAACAGGGATCCGGCGATGAGATCGAGTGGCTTGATGCATGGGAGGAGGAGGATCATGAAGCGATCCCGATGGCCATTCAACTGACCGTCGAGTGGCAGGATGGTCGGAAAGAGTGTTGGCTCCGTCGCACCGCCGGCAGCAGCACGCACAGCGTTTTCGGCTATCGCCAGACGGCGCAGACGATTACCGGAGCCGGCAATTGAAAGGAGGCGTTGAACTGATGAATTCCGACTGCCGGCAATCCGGTTCCGCCTTGATTGCAGTGCTTTGTCTGATCTTTACTGCCGGGATGCTGATTACCGCTGTAGCGGCGATGTCCCAGTACAATACGGTCAGCCTGGCTGCTCACACCGCTTTGCAGCGTTCTTTTTATATCAACGAAGGCTGTGCCAGCCGGATTCAGTGGCTGATCGAAGCGGACCGCACTCTGTATGCGACGGCGATTCTGGGCGATATGGATTACAGTGACTATGCCGAGGATCGTTATCTGGCCGACGGCGTGATTCATCAACTGGATTATTATGGTACGCCGGTGGAGTTCGTCATCTACGATGCGGCGAGCGGTTATGATTTCAGTGCCCAGAATTATCTGAACAGTCTGGAATGGATGAAAGTCGGTTTTGAACGGGACACCGAGTGGACGGACCGCTTGACGCAGTTCGGCAACCGGATTGGCGATTATATCGATTCGGATGACGACCTGGCGGTCGACGGCATGGAATACGGCGAGTATGAAGAACTCGGCAGGGAGCCGCTGCCGCGCAATGCGGCGATTCAGTTCCGGGAGGAACTGTTCTATCTGCCGGATGCGGTGGAGCTGTTGCCGCCGGACAGCGATGGCCGCTTGACGCTTTACCGGTTGATTCCGCCGGAAAATACTTCCGACTTGAGCGGCACGCCCAGCCTTTTCAGTGCTTCGCCACTGTTGTTGATGAATTATTGCAATCTGACCGAAGAGGAAGCCGGCAAAGTCATGGAGGCGCTGGAACTGTGGCGGCGGGAGCGAATTCAGCTTTCGGATCAGTTGGATACTCTGCTGCTGAACAGTTTGAACAGCCTGTCACGACAGGAGAGCGGCAGTTATACGGTGGTGATCCGTCCGCCGCAGGAAAGCAAACGGCCGTCGCGCCGGTTGGTGTTTTCGTTCACCGCATCCGGAATCGGCGGCCCGGCGGACGGCACGATGCATTATCTGGAATGGTTGTGGTTCTGACGCGCCCGAGGCCGTCATATGCGCTCATTGAAATTGACGCCTGACGTATTCGAAGATGAAGATTGTCGCCGCCTGCGCCGCATTGAGTGATTCGAATTTTCCCGGCATGGGTATGGTGACCGGAATCCCGCCGGGCAACGGTGTCACACCATTGCCTTCGCTGCCGATGACTACGACGCTGCGGCAATAGAGAGCGCTCTGCTGAAAGCAATTTTCGCCCCGATGCGGATCGGTCAGATAGACGGTCGGGAACCCAAACTGCGCCGCCTGGGCGCACAAAGCCGGCAGGTCGGAAAATTGTCGCAATTTCAGTAAAAATTGCGCGGCGAGGGCGGAACGGATCACCTTGTCGTTGTAAGGGTCGACCGCACCGGCGGTATACCATATTTCCGTCAGCCCGGCGGCTTTGGCCGTGCGGACGATGGTGCCGAAATTGCCGGGATCGCCAACCTGGTCCAACGCCAGAATGAAGGGATCGGCCGGCCGGTCGGTCGGGAGCGGCGGGGCAGGGGGACGGACGACGGCAAGCACGCCCTGGGCGTTGACCGTCGCGGCCAATGCCGCAAAGTCGGTTTCACTGACCAGAAAAAGCTCGCCGGGAATGGTGATTCTGGCGGCCGCCGCGGCCGTCGCCACCGAAAACTCCACCAGCTCGGGGCGGGATTGGTAGATTTCGCTGCAGCAGCGAATCCCCTCGCAAATGCAACGGCCGGATTTTTTCCGGCCGTGTCTGGTATAAAGCGCCCGAATCAGCGCGAGTTGTTTGCGGGACGGCTTCATAAAAGTCAATCGGTCGCGGCGGCGGCCAGCGTGCCGTAATGGCCGTTTTCCAGCAGGTTGTAGAGGAACTGTGCCTGCCCCTGCCAGAACATCAACGCCGGGTCGGTCATTTGCGGTGTCGTATCCGGAGGCGGAACGATCGATTGCAGCATGTTTTCCGCTTTCGCCAGATCCTTCAATTCGATATAGAGCCGGGCTGCGTTATAGTTCCCTTCGCAACGCAGCGCCTCCTGCATGCCGGTGTTGCCGCCGGCCAGTGCAAACGCTTCGGCCGCTTCCGGCAGTTTGCCGCCGAGCTCCAGCAGATAGCCCTGGTTGAGGCTCAAGCGGTGCCGGAGTTCATTTTCCGGCAGCAGGACCAGCGCGGCGGAAATTTCTTCCAGGGCCAGATCGTATTTCTTATCTTCCTGGTACAGCCGGGCCAGCCGCAGGCGGGCGTTGACCGCATTCGGATGGGTCCCGTATTCCTGCAGCGCTGCCGTCAGTTGCTCGACGGTCCTGGCATCGGCCAGAACGTTCATCGCCTTCTGGTTGACCTGTTCGCGGTGGAACCACCAGGCGCCGGCGACGGTGACGGCGACCAGCAGGACGATTGCGCCGGCGAGAATGATCTTCCAATGCGCCATCACCAGCGTTTCAAAACGATCGAAATCGTCCATCAACTCACTGGACAACGCGGCATTGATCTTCTTGCGGGAATTCTTGCTTTTTTTGTTGTCGTTGATCATCTTATTATCCTTAAAATTATGACTTAGTGGTGGGAAAAAATCCGTTCCGGCGCGTGGTAAAGCGCCACGCCCAGCTCGTTGGCCCGCTTGATGACGTCGGCATCTTTCAACGAGCCGGACGGCGCCAGAATGGCGGTAATTCCGGATGCCGCCGCCGTTTCGACTCCATCGGCGAACGGGAAGAAACCGTCGCTGGCCATCACGGCGCCGGCGAGCGTGTTCTCGCCCTGGTATTTCTGCCGGTATTTGGCAATCGCCTGTTCAATGGCGCCGACCCGGTCCTGTTCGCCGGTGCCGACCGACAGCGTCTGACCGTTCTTGGCGATAACGACTCCGTTGGATCGGACGCTCAAATTGACGTACCAGGCAAACAATAGATCCTGCAGTTGCCGGGACGTCGCCCGGCAGACCGCCTCCTGGTGTCCGAGTTTGCTGCTGTCGGCGGCGGCCGGTTTGAGATCGGCGACGCTGCGCAGCGCGGTGAGCAACGGCGCGGCGACGACCAGCGAACCGTCGGCCAATACTTTCAACGTATTGTTGACCGAAGCGGCTTCGCCGACGAACTTCGGCAGCCTGGTCAAGTCGCCGCATTGCAGAATGCGGACATGGCGGTTCAGTTTGTAAGTTTCCTGGTCGCGGAAGATATCCAGCACCCCGTCGGCATAGGCCGGCGCCACCACACACTCGACAAATGTGCTCATGATGGCCCGGGCGGTATCGGCGTCGACCTCGGTGTTGAAGGCGATGACGCTGCCGAACGCCGCCCGCGCATCGGCGTCCCGGGCTTTCAAATATACATTGCACAAACTTTCCTCGTCGCAGGCCACCGCTGCGCCGCTGGGATTGACGTGTTTCATCACGGCGCAAGCCGGGCGGCCGAAAAATTTGACGATGTTGAGCGCGTAGGAAATATCCTCGAGATTGGTTTGCGACAGGCCGCTTTTGCCGTCCTTGAGCACCTTCATGTCGCCGATGACGCAATCGCCGCCGGCCGGTTTGTAATAGGCGGCCGGCTGGTGCGGATTGGTGCCGTAGCGCAGATCGTCGACTTTGACGTATTCCCGGTCACCGATTCTGATGGTCGGTTGAAAGTCGCCGACATTCCTGGACAAATAACTGTTGCGGTTGAGTTCTGTCGATCCCATTTATCAAAGTTTCCTTGGTTTCTCCTGAAAGTATCAATAATTTTGCTGATTTGAAATGTACAACGATTTGCACAACTTGGCAAATGAAGCTATTGTGCATCCGGTAAAAAAACCTCAAAAAAATCGGGAGATGAATCGGGAGATATGTCGCGAGGATCGTTTATTACCTTCGAAGGACCGGAGGGCGCGGGAAAAACGTTGCAAATTCAACTGTTGCAGCAAAGCTTGATGAAACGGAACATCGATTGTCTGGTTACCCGGGAGCCGGGCGGGACTCCGCTGGCGGAAGAGATGCGCCGCATCCTGAAGTTCCACCAGGGGGAGGAGCCGGTGTTCGACACGACGGAATTGTTGTTATTTTCGGCCAGCCGTTCGCAGCATGTGCGGTTTCGTATCGAACCGGCGCTGGCGGCGGGGCGGGTGGTGCTTTGCGATCGTTTCACCGATTCCACGCTGGCTTACCAGGGCTACGGCCGGGGGTTGGATTTGCAATGGTTGAGATGTTTGAATGACTTTGCCACCGGCGGATTGCGGCCTGATTTGACGCTGCTGCTGGATATTGCGCCGGAAGTGAGTCTGGAGCGGACCGGGCATCGGGCCGCGGCGGAAGCCGGCCGGGATCGGATCGAAAATGCCGGACAGGCGTTCCACCGCCGGGTGCGGGATGGATTTCTCGCCTTGGCGGCGGCGGAGCCCGGGCGGATCAGGCGAGTCGACGGCGCGCGGCCCGTTGAGTCGGTCCGGCAGGAAATCGAGGAACTGGTGCATGCAATTGTTTGAGAAATATCTGGCGGCTTTTCCGCTGCCGGTCGAATGTTTGTGCCGCGCCAGGCGGCATGGCCGGATGGCGCACGGTTACCTGGTTCACAGCGATTCCGCGTTGATTCGGGAGGAGTTCGCCATCGTGCTGGGGATGATTGCCGCCTGCCCGGAACAGCGGCAGGGGCGTCCCTGCGGCAGTTGTTCGGTTTGCCGTCGGTTGCAGAACGGCAGTTATCCGGAACTGTATCAATTGTCGCCGGTCGGCAAAATGAGGCAGATTCAAGTCGGCGATCCCAAAAATCCGGAGCCGAACAGTGTCCGTTATTTTGAAGAACAGTTTTACATGACCAGCACGGCGGCGGTCAGTACCAAAATCGGCATCATCCACGATGCCGACCGGTTGGGGCAGGAAGCGCAGAATGCCCTGTTGAAAACGCTGGAAGAGCCGCCGCCCGGGGCGTTGTTCCTCCTGGCGACCGGCAATCCTTCAGCATTGCTGCCGACCACCCGGTCGCGCTGTCAGACGATCATGCTGTTGGAGAATCGCTGCCGTTTTGAGTTCGACGGCGCGGCGGAGTTGTTTCAGGCGTTGCATGAACTGGTTTTCCGGATGGAGAACAATCTGGCGGGCGCGGCCGGTTGCGCCGACCGCCTGGCGGCGGTTGCCGGCAAGTTGGAGTCGGCGGCCGAGGCGGAGCTGGCTGGTTTGTGGCAGCCGCGGATCGCCCAGGCGAAAGAGTTCGATGCGGCGTTGGCCAAACGCTTGGAGAAACAGTTCGAATCCGCGGTGGCCGGAAGGTATTTGACCCGGCGGGCTGAATTCCTGGAGGCGATCCGGACTTTTTATGCACAGCTTTCTCAATTGGCCGCTGGGGTGCCGATCGAGGTATTGGCCAATCCGGAAATTTTCGAACCGCTGTTGCCGCTGCCGTCGCCTCTGCCGGAAAAGCGGCTGGCGGCGGTGGCGGGGGAAACGGAAAAGCTGTTGTACAATTTATTGTTCAATGTCAATGAAACGCTGGCGTTGCAGAGTTTTTGTCTGCAGGTGGCGATCGATTGTAAAAATCAATGAAGGAAAGAAAGGTGAAGATGAAAAGAGCGATTACAGTTTGGTTGGCGGGAACGTTGGCGGTGCTGGGACTGGCCGGTTGCCGGTCGGCGGTCGATTACGGCAAATTGGTCGAAGGGACCCATCCGGAGCGGGTGCCGGAAGAGTATCGTTATACGATCCGGGTGGCCGATCCGGATGTCTTGCCGGATTTGAGCAATTTCAACGCCGCCGGCTGGAACAATGCGGAGACCGGCGTGATCAGCAATTTCCGGTTCGATAAAAACCTGCAGTCGCTTTACATGCCGGAAACGAAATTCCGGATGCTCTACGGTCAGGAAGGTATCTATGTCATTTTTCTGGTGCACGACAAA encodes the following:
- a CDS encoding type II secretion system F family protein, encoding MGLYKYLAASKGEAPHEILVEADNSSEALGKLRSRRIVPIKFCGEASMNGNGGFSWRRSKVNTYEFTRQLAPLLESFIPLEKALGIIAESATVPEQKAFVTSLRQGLHEGKKFSELVRSHGSLFPGYYANLIESGEETGCLPEVVNQLYKFMGETKELKDFIVSSSIYPAAILAVTITVTILLFTIFVPRFAKIFIDMNRPMPGSMEFLLGVSAFAFWAWWLIPLALILIWLGLKRALGEEALRFQIHQLLLRVPLLCRIIIDLEMCKYIRTLAILIANHVEIIRTVKISGRIIRNPVIRTGFEDIGRKLKGGEKLSAALSGNRFVPAEMVPMLRVGEESGTVGEMLGRIASHLENDTRLKIKHLLSLFEPAVIVFLALMVLVVVVSIFVAMMEINSINQGGSQL
- the gspG gene encoding type II secretion system major pseudopilin GspG — its product is MKKRRLTGRNFTLIEVVVVIIILVTLASIATPLYLNNLKKANVGAAKTQLKLLADALTNYRLDVGEYPDTSAGLQALIENVDQKEKWEGPYLQPNVPKDPWGNEYIYIYPGEHRDYDLYSYGADGQPGGTGENADITNWE
- a CDS encoding type II secretion system protein J; the protein is MKTHWRFTLLEVVIALAILTVSLTGLLQVLISSQERLAKSIDQWRQMHMLMQAAEYYLLQSEDPDDISTDFFPYKDYKINCYYEEAENLPEDYDNQLGQLPLRSCIIELVRRKDGALIDKLIIDRISYESATATTQ
- a CDS encoding type II secretion system protein J codes for the protein MSRRQRQPSRRAFTLVEMVVAMAILLLVALIIGTASSTIYNGWNRSERITRQLMDYQAIDQVMDLNVRNMIPFRWQDDSLENRFVFAGENDSLHFTTLRRCYDGDDGALLFVRLKLEDDALVAEYSPYPRLPWLEDGEQKYSREVLTGQVKSVAFLYAEQGSGDEIEWLDAWEEEDHEAIPMAIQLTVEWQDGRKECWLRRTAGSSTHSVFGYRQTAQTITGAGN
- a CDS encoding RNA methyltransferase, with translation MKPSRKQLALIRALYTRHGRKKSGRCICEGIRCCSEIYQSRPELVEFSVATAAAAARITIPGELFLVSETDFAALAATVNAQGVLAVVRPPAPPLPTDRPADPFILALDQVGDPGNFGTIVRTAKAAGLTEIWYTAGAVDPYNDKVIRSALAAQFLLKLRQFSDLPALCAQAAQFGFPTVYLTDPHRGENCFQQSALYCRSVVVIGSEGNGVTPLPGGIPVTIPMPGKFESLNAAQAATIFIFEYVRRQFQ
- a CDS encoding IMP cyclohydrolase; its protein translation is MGSTELNRNSYLSRNVGDFQPTIRIGDREYVKVDDLRYGTNPHQPAAYYKPAGGDCVIGDMKVLKDGKSGLSQTNLEDISYALNIVKFFGRPACAVMKHVNPSGAAVACDEESLCNVYLKARDADARAAFGSVIAFNTEVDADTARAIMSTFVECVVAPAYADGVLDIFRDQETYKLNRHVRILQCGDLTRLPKFVGEAASVNNTLKVLADGSLVVAAPLLTALRSVADLKPAAADSSKLGHQEAVCRATSRQLQDLLFAWYVNLSVRSNGVVIAKNGQTLSVGTGEQDRVGAIEQAIAKYRQKYQGENTLAGAVMASDGFFPFADGVETAAASGITAILAPSGSLKDADVIKRANELGVALYHAPERIFSHH
- the tmk gene encoding dTMP kinase, translated to MSRGSFITFEGPEGAGKTLQIQLLQQSLMKRNIDCLVTREPGGTPLAEEMRRILKFHQGEEPVFDTTELLLFSASRSQHVRFRIEPALAAGRVVLCDRFTDSTLAYQGYGRGLDLQWLRCLNDFATGGLRPDLTLLLDIAPEVSLERTGHRAAAEAGRDRIENAGQAFHRRVRDGFLALAAAEPGRIRRVDGARPVESVRQEIEELVHAIV
- a CDS encoding DNA polymerase III subunit delta', with product MQLFEKYLAAFPLPVECLCRARRHGRMAHGYLVHSDSALIREEFAIVLGMIAACPEQRQGRPCGSCSVCRRLQNGSYPELYQLSPVGKMRQIQVGDPKNPEPNSVRYFEEQFYMTSTAAVSTKIGIIHDADRLGQEAQNALLKTLEEPPPGALFLLATGNPSALLPTTRSRCQTIMLLENRCRFEFDGAAELFQALHELVFRMENNLAGAAGCADRLAAVAGKLESAAEAELAGLWQPRIAQAKEFDAALAKRLEKQFESAVAGRYLTRRAEFLEAIRTFYAQLSQLAAGVPIEVLANPEIFEPLLPLPSPLPEKRLAAVAGETEKLLYNLLFNVNETLALQSFCLQVAIDCKNQ